From the genome of Meiothermus sp. CFH 77666:
TGAACACTGCCCAGGCGCGTCTGGCCCGCGCTCGGCGGGTCGCGGTGTTGACCGGGGCGGGCATCTCCAAGCCCTCTGGCATTCCTACCTTCCGCGATGCGGCGGGGCTGTGGAAGGACTTTGACCTCGAGGAATACGCCACCCCCAGCGCCTATGCCCGCAACCCCCAAAAGGTCTGGGAGTGGTATGCCTGGCGTTACAAGAACGTGATGCAGGCCCAGCCCAACCGGGCCCACACCCTGCTGGCAGAACTGGAAAAGCGTGTAGGGGAGGGCTTTTTGCTGGCAACGCAAAACGTGGATAGCCTGCACAGCCGGGCCGGTTCGACCCGCCTGGTCGAGCTGCATGGCAACATCGCCAGGGGCCGCTGTGAGCGGTGTGGAGAGCGATTCCCCCTGCCCGACCCAGCCCAGTTCGTTCCGCCGCCGTACTGCCCTGGTTGTGGGGGTCGGGGCCGTCCGGACGTGGTCTGGTTTGGCGAGATGTTACCGATGGGGGCTTTCGAGCAAGCCGAGCAAGCCTTTGCCCAGGCCGAGGTGGCCCTGGTGGTGGGCACCAGCGCCGAGGTAGAACCTGCGGCCAGCCTGGGTCGGTTGGCCAGCCTGAATGGGGCCTATCTGATTGAAATAAACCCCGACCCCACCCCGCTCTCGAGCTGGGCCGACTGTACCCTCAGGATGGGGGCGGTGGAGGGGATGGAAGCCCTGATGGCCGCGTCAGGCTGACTCGCGCTCGCCGGGGTTGGTTTGTCTGCGCAGGCGGGACTGGTCGTAGAGGATCCAGCCACCCAGGGCCGCGAGGCCCACAATGGTTGCCACCAGCAAAAAAGGCCCCAGGCGGGAGAAATCGGCGCCCAGCCAGGCCACCACCACCGCCACCGGGGCGGCCCCCACCGAGGTTGCCAGCAAGAACTTGAGGGGGTGCATCCGCACCAGCCCCGCCACAAAGTTCACGCTGTCGGTGGGTACCACAAACGATAGCCGCAGCGCAATGATGGCCCAGGGGCCGTAGCGCTCGACCTGTTCTTCCACCTTCAGGCGAATTTTCTCGCTGACAAAGCGATCCACCACCACTGGCCCCAGCAGCCTGGCCAGGCTGTAGCCCAGCATGGCGGCAATGATGGCCCCAACCCAGCCCAGCACACCCCCCACCACCGGCCCAAAGGCCAGCACCGAGATCAGCATCACCAGGGTCATGGGCACCACCGAGACCAGGGTCTGGGCAATCATCAGACCGATGATGCTCAGGGGGCCCCAGAAGCCCAGCCCGGCCACCCAGGCCTGGAGGGCCTGCGGGTTCCCGCTGGAGAGCAAACCATACGCCCCATCAATGCGCTCTTTGAAGCCAGGGAAGACAAAATAGGAGCCCGCCAGTGCGCCCGTGAGCAGCAGCAAAGCCAGCAGTATGGGCAGTATGGGCAGGGGCCGTGATGCAGGAAGTCGTTCCATTCCAAAGTCCAGGGTATCGCAATGAATGAGAATCACCTTTGTTATCGGTCACACTTGGGTAAAAGTGGAAAGCCTCGAGCCCAGGCAGGGCGATTCCCACATATACCAGGTACCGGCACCGTTCATCCGGCAAACCGCGACGTATCCCACGAAGGTTTGGCCCAAAAGTGCATATCTTGGTAGCACCATGAGCCTGCGCGAACGCGTTTTCCCCCTCAAAACCCCTGAGGACGTAGATGTCTTTCTCGAGCGCCACGAACTCGCGGCGATTTTCAAGGCCAGCACCACCGACAAGACTTTGGAGGCCATGCAGTACGTCCAGAAGTACCTCGAGCCCCGCCCGGACGTGGCCATAGGCATCATCCGCATTCCCGAAGACCGCCCGGCTTCCAACCATGTGGAGGCCCGCACCGGCATCCAGCACCACAGCCCGCAGTTGATCCTCTTCCGACAGGCCCGGCCCCTCTTCGACCTGGATAACTGGAAAATCAACCCCGACCACCTGGAGCCCCTTCTGCTTCAGTCGCTCCCGGTTCACATCGGCAAGCCGGTGCGAAACCCTGCTGTGGCCGGGTTGCATGTGTACAGGGATCTACTGGATCGCTTCCTCAGTGGACAACTGAGCGAGGAGCGCTTCCAGTGGGGCTACCTGGATCAGCTCAAAAAAGAGGCGGGCTGGCGCTCAGACCAAGACTTTGACCTGCTCAACAGCCTGTTCCCCAACCCCGATGGTCGGGCCTTCACCCCCGGCAAGGTGGTGGCGCTCGAGTTCCAGGCCCAGCTCGCCGGCAAAGCCGAGCCATTACTGGAGCGGGCTAAGCGCTTACGGCTCCGAATGGGGGAGAGTCCGGCGGATGAATTTGCAAGCTTTGAGTAGAGGTTGCAGGTCTGGGGTCAAGCGCAAGCATGGGACTTGGTTCTGGTTTTTGACAGTTTGTTGAGCGGTTAGGGAAACTCCGAAGTACACAGTTTTAGAGACACCAATGCACTTCCAAATTTCCACGAGTAATGGCCTTTGGGCCCCCTCCCTACCACGTAGGGAGGGCAGCAGGGGAGGGTATAGGGCGAGGCCCTTAATCGGCCACGCGAGGATGCGGTTCAGCAACCCTGCTAGGACATCGGCACCTGGCGCAGGAGGCGGCCCTCGATGCGCTCCAGGATTTCCGGCAGGCTATGGCCGGTGATGGTCAGGCCGTGGTTCTTGAGCCCCACCACGGCCCGGCTGGGGTCGGGGGCCTGGCGCACTTTTTCGGCCACCGCATCGGCCAGTTGGTAGGTGCCGCACGGGTAGTTGAACTGGGTCGAGCTGATGTTTTCCATCCAGGCGTGAACGTGCAGGATGGCCCCCACCTGGGGGTGTTCGCGGTAGATCATCCAGTGCTCGATGGCGTCCACACTCACCCGGCGGGGCTCGACGTGCGGGGGCACCGAGAGGCGCATGGCGTTTTGTTCTGCGTCGTAGTCGGTGACCATCAGGATGTCGCGCCCTACCTCCCGCAGGTTGGCTTTGTCCACCCCGCTGGCCGACATCCAGAAGCGCTTTTCATCCTTGCGTACCGAGAGGTTGCCATACGAGAGCCCCCCGATGCCATAGAGCCGCTTGACGTGGCGGAAGTCTTCGGGGGGCAGGATTTCTTCGATGGGGAAGGCGGTGGGTAGCAAGTCCCACTCGGCCAGTTTGCGCCCGGCGGCGCTCAGGCTCTCGGTCAGGGCGTCGCCTTGCCAGAGCTCGGGCTCGAGGTCGGGTTCAAACAGGTTGTTAACCACCAGCACTGAGGAGGCAATGGGGTGAATGCGCTCCGCAAGCCGCTCGGCAAAGCCTGGGCCTTCGGGTTCGTGGTACTGGCCGAGCTCCAGGGTCAGGAAATAAGCCCCCTGCCCCGGTACATAGACCACCAGCATGTTGGACAGGGCCCTGACCAGATACCCATACAGCGAGGCGATGGGGTCGGCGGGCATCTGGGGCAGCTCGAGAAAGGAAATCACCATGGTTCCCTGGGCCTTGCGCCGGTAGGGGATGGGTTTCTCGGCCCGGATAAAGTTCAGGACGGCTCGAGGGCTATCGGGTTCAGACTCAAACCGATAGCCCTGGGCCTGCAACACGGTGGGAAGCTCCTGGGACAGGGCCTCGAGGCCCGCCGTGGGCTGGCCAAAAACCGTAAAAGTGGGCGGTGATTGCAGGGCTAGGATGGAGCTGTAGTCGTTTTTGGACTGGATCATGATGAAACCCTCCAAGAAACCCGACTTGATGATTAGCGCTCAACGCAGGGCAGGTAGTTACGCAAACGCGGGTAGTTGCTGTACGCCACGCGATGTATTCTACACCATCGTTTTTCCTTGCTCTCTAGGCCATTTTTGGGCTATTTTGAACCAAAACAGCCCAGTGGGTCACAACAAATCTTATACACTGTACACCGCTATGGAACTCAAAGGACTGGTACTCTCGGGCGGCAAGGGCACACGTTTGCGCCCCCTGACCCACACCCGCGCCAAGCAACTGATTCCCATTGCGGGCAAGCCCAACCTTTTTTACGCCCTGGAAGACCTGGTGGCCGCCGGGATTACCGACATCGGCGTGATTCTGAGCCCCGAAACTGGCGACGAGGTGCGGGCTGCCCTGGGCGACGGCTCGAGCTGGGGCGTGCGCCTCACCTACATTGTGCAGGAGGCCCCCCTGGGCATCGCCCATGCCGTCAAGACGGCCCAGCCGTTCCTGGGCGACAGCCCCTTTGTGCTCTACCTGGGTGACAACCTGCTTTCGGGCGGCATCAAGCACCTGGTGGCCGAGTACCGCCAGACCCGCCCGGAAGCCATTGTGCTGCTCACCCCGGTGGAAGACCCCCGGGCCTTTGGGGTGGCGGTGCTGAACCAGGCCGGTCAGGTGGTTCGCCTTCTGGAGAAACCCCAGGATCCCCCCTCAAACCTGGCATTGGTGGGGGTGTATCTGTTTAGCCCGGCCATTCATGCCATTATCAACCGCCTGAAGCCCTCCGGGCGCGGCGAGTACGAGATTACCGAGGCCATCCAGGGCCTGGTGGATGGGGGTCAGAGGGTCGTGGCCCACCAGGTGCGGGGCTGGTGGAAAGATACTGGCAAGCCCGAAGACCTGCTGGATGCCAACCGGCTGGCCCTTTCCCAGGTCGTGCGGCGGGTGGAGGGCGAGCTGCTCGAGGCCGAAGTGATTGGGGAAGTGGTGGTGGAGCCAGGAGCCAAAATTGTGCGCAGCACGGTGCGCGGCCCGGCCTATATTGGGCCAGGAGCCCTTATTGAGGATGGCTATGTGGGCCCCTACACCGCTATTGGAAAGAACGCCAAACTGATGGCCAGCGAGGTCGAGTACTCCATCCTGATGGACGATGCCCAGGTCTATGCGCTGCCCTATCGCCTGGACAGCAGCATTCTGGGGCAGGGGGTGGTGGTGGATGGCAAGGGGAACACGAGGCGCCACACGCTGCAGCTTGTGTTAGGGGATCGCAGCCGGGTAAGGTTGTAACTCTTGGCTCGAGCCTTTACCGGACGTATCTTGGCCCAAAGTGACCTGCCTTGCTCTCCCCAAAATGACCATGTACTATGGCCCTAGACATAAAAGTTTCCAAAAGCTATTTCAAAGCCCATGCCCTCGAGCTTTTGCGCCGGGTAGAGGCTACGGGCGAGCCCCTGATTTTGAGCGACCGGGGCCGGCTGGTGCTGGAAATTCGCCCA
Proteins encoded in this window:
- a CDS encoding NAD-dependent deacylase; protein product: MSNLNTAQARLARARRVAVLTGAGISKPSGIPTFRDAAGLWKDFDLEEYATPSAYARNPQKVWEWYAWRYKNVMQAQPNRAHTLLAELEKRVGEGFLLATQNVDSLHSRAGSTRLVELHGNIARGRCERCGERFPLPDPAQFVPPPYCPGCGGRGRPDVVWFGEMLPMGAFEQAEQAFAQAEVALVVGTSAEVEPAASLGRLASLNGAYLIEINPDPTPLSSWADCTLRMGAVEGMEALMAASG
- a CDS encoding VTT domain-containing protein — encoded protein: MILIHCDTLDFGMERLPASRPLPILPILLALLLLTGALAGSYFVFPGFKERIDGAYGLLSSGNPQALQAWVAGLGFWGPLSIIGLMIAQTLVSVVPMTLVMLISVLAFGPVVGGVLGWVGAIIAAMLGYSLARLLGPVVVDRFVSEKIRLKVEEQVERYGPWAIIALRLSFVVPTDSVNFVAGLVRMHPLKFLLATSVGAAPVAVVVAWLGADFSRLGPFLLVATIVGLAALGGWILYDQSRLRRQTNPGERESA
- a CDS encoding glucose-1-phosphate thymidylyltransferase; amino-acid sequence: MELKGLVLSGGKGTRLRPLTHTRAKQLIPIAGKPNLFYALEDLVAAGITDIGVILSPETGDEVRAALGDGSSWGVRLTYIVQEAPLGIAHAVKTAQPFLGDSPFVLYLGDNLLSGGIKHLVAEYRQTRPEAIVLLTPVEDPRAFGVAVLNQAGQVVRLLEKPQDPPSNLALVGVYLFSPAIHAIINRLKPSGRGEYEITEAIQGLVDGGQRVVAHQVRGWWKDTGKPEDLLDANRLALSQVVRRVEGELLEAEVIGEVVVEPGAKIVRSTVRGPAYIGPGALIEDGYVGPYTAIGKNAKLMASEVEYSILMDDAQVYALPYRLDSSILGQGVVVDGKGNTRRHTLQLVLGDRSRVRL
- a CDS encoding monothiol bacilliredoxin BrxC family protein is translated as MSLRERVFPLKTPEDVDVFLERHELAAIFKASTTDKTLEAMQYVQKYLEPRPDVAIGIIRIPEDRPASNHVEARTGIQHHSPQLILFRQARPLFDLDNWKINPDHLEPLLLQSLPVHIGKPVRNPAVAGLHVYRDLLDRFLSGQLSEERFQWGYLDQLKKEAGWRSDQDFDLLNSLFPNPDGRAFTPGKVVALEFQAQLAGKAEPLLERAKRLRLRMGESPADEFASFE
- a CDS encoding class II aldolase/adducin family protein — protein: MIQSKNDYSSILALQSPPTFTVFGQPTAGLEALSQELPTVLQAQGYRFESEPDSPRAVLNFIRAEKPIPYRRKAQGTMVISFLELPQMPADPIASLYGYLVRALSNMLVVYVPGQGAYFLTLELGQYHEPEGPGFAERLAERIHPIASSVLVVNNLFEPDLEPELWQGDALTESLSAAGRKLAEWDLLPTAFPIEEILPPEDFRHVKRLYGIGGLSYGNLSVRKDEKRFWMSASGVDKANLREVGRDILMVTDYDAEQNAMRLSVPPHVEPRRVSVDAIEHWMIYREHPQVGAILHVHAWMENISSTQFNYPCGTYQLADAVAEKVRQAPDPSRAVVGLKNHGLTITGHSLPEILERIEGRLLRQVPMS
- a CDS encoding type II toxin-antitoxin system Phd/YefM family antitoxin, which translates into the protein MALDIKVSKSYFKAHALELLRRVEATGEPLILSDRGRLVLEIRPYRGEEVRKRLRGTLLRYEQPTKPTDEPWEALPVWLG